One segment of Primulina tabacum isolate GXHZ01 chromosome 6, ASM2559414v2, whole genome shotgun sequence DNA contains the following:
- the LOC142548519 gene encoding uncharacterized protein LOC142548519 — MVESSTLCISSFSSSVPICSEPMSLTFSFQSTPLPLRKFPFQIRRYQSSPRRFFVRASGSGYFPDDDDSFGLYPWQNSDTADPTIQWIREERVTLFTADGLIQIGGKLVPRRVSSSDKKLGKAKLSQRSQRFKDSNYMDPNQRLCLGALFDIAATNGLDVGRRLCIIGFCRSIEMLCDVVEDTVLEHGGEVVTARKASREGLHEKLTMIVAVPLLWGVPPASETLSLAVRSGGGIVDKVFWQWDFL, encoded by the exons ATGGTGGAATCGTCCACCCTTTGTATTTCATCCTTTTCTTCATCTGTTCCTATTTGTAGCGAACCCATGTCCTTGACCTTTTCCTTTCAATCCACGCCTCTCCCACTTCGAAAATTTCCTTTTCAAATCCGTCGCTACCAATCGTCACCGCGCCGCTTCTTCGTCAGGGCTTCTGGGTCGGGGTATTTTCCGGATGACGATGATTCCTTTGGATTGTACCCCTGGCAGAATTCTGACACCGCTGATCCAA CGATTCAGTGGATTCGGGAGGAGAGAGTTACTTTATTTACTGCCGATGGGCTGATCCAAATTGGCGGAAAACTTGTCCCGCGCCGAGTTTCTTCTTCTGAT AAGAAGCTAGGGAAGGCCAAATTATCCCAAAGGTCCCAGCGGTTTAAAGATAGTAACTACATGGATCCAAACCAAAGGCTATGCCTTGGTGCTTTATTTGATATAGCGGCAACAAAT GGACTTGATGTGGGTAGACGGCTTTGTATTATTGGGTTTTGCCGTTCAATTGAGATGCTTTGTGATGTTGTGGAAGATACTGTTCTGGAGCATGGTGGGGAG GTTGTGACAGCGAGAAAAGCTAGCAGAGAAGGGCTGCACGAAAAGCTAACCATGATTGTTGCGGTGCCATTGCTATGGGGAGTACCTCCAGCATCCGAGACTCTTAGTCTTGCAGTCAGGAGTGGAGGTGGGATTGTGGACAAGGTCTTTTGGCAATgggatttcctataa
- the LOC142548520 gene encoding heavy metal-associated isoprenylated plant protein 3-like, which produces MGEKDAKKNEDEKKADGGGKKENGPATVVLKLDLHCEGCAKKVKRSVSHFEGVEKVKADSAANKLTVVGKVDPAGLRERVEYKTKKKVEILSPQPKKEGGDGGVAAGGDKKTDGKPERKAEEKKGDDKKPKEVAVCTVVMKIKLHCDGCAHKIKRIIKKNIDGVDSVTTDLGKDLVTVIGTTNMKELVSLLKEKLNRAVEIVPAKKDEAGGGDKKLKEAVTASSGSGDKKEGGGAEKKDGGGGDEKAKSESGGGGTKVEVNKMEFQGFNPHTLYAMPMYNRSFTNQDYGLPMYQNIQGYPSTGYVVQYMSGPPPPPPPTYLNMNDQIFSDENPNGCFIM; this is translated from the exons ATGGGTGAG AAAGATGCGAAGAAGAACGAAGACGAGAAGAAGGCAGATGGGGGCGGAAAGAAAGAAAACGGACCAGCCACCGTCGTGCTGAAGCTGGACTTGCATTGCGAAGGATGCGCCAAGAAAGTCAAACGCTCCGTCAGCCATTTTGAAG GTGTGGAGAAAGTGAAGGCAGACAGCGCAGCTAACAAATTAACGGTGGTTGGTAAGGTGGACCCGGCGGGTCTCCGGGAGAGGGTCGAATACAAGACGAAGAAGAAGGTGGAGATCCTCTCTCCTCAACCCAAGAAGGAAGGTGGAGATGGTGGCGTCGCCGCTGGAGGTGACAAGAAGACCGATGGGAAGCCGGAGAGGAAAGCCGAGGAGAAAAAGGGTGATGACAAGAAACCCAAAGAG GTTGCAGTATGTACCGTGGTGATGAAAATTAAACTGCATTGTGATGGATGCGCGCACAAGATTAAGCGAATTATTAAGAAGAACATCGATG GGGTTGATTCGGTTACAACGGATTTAGGAAAGGATCTGGTCACTGTGATCGGGACAACGAACATGAAAGAGCTGGTGTCCCTTCTGAAAGAAAAGCTCAATAGAGCCGTCGAGATTGTTCCGGCCAAGAAAGACGAAGCCGGCGGCGGAGACAAAAAATTGAAGGAAGCCGTTACCGCCAGCAGTGGTTCTGGTGACAAAAAGGAAGGCGGTGGAGCTGAGAAAAAGGACGGCGGGGGCGGGGACGAGAAGGCTAAGTCGGAAAGCGGCGGCGGAGGGACCAAGGTTGAGGTCAACAAAATGGAATTCCAGGGGTTCAACCCGCATACGTTATATGCCATGCCAATGTACAATAGAAGTTTCACAAATCAAGATTACGGGTTGCCGATGTACCAGAACATTCAAGGTTATCCTAGTACCGGCTACGTGGTACAGTACATGAGTgggccgccgccgccgccgccgccgaccTATTTAAACATGAACGACCAAATTTTTAGTGATGAAAACCCCAATGGATGCTTCATAATGTGA
- the LOC142548521 gene encoding UDP-glycosyltransferase 86A1-like: protein MAETLELIRPHAILIPIPYQGHINPLVDLAVNLASRGFTITFVNTQYVHHLLSKSHNNTGTDNSDLFSEARKSGLDIRYTTISDGFPLDFDRDTNVSEFWEYMLEDFVVLVDELVGNIVKSSAYRPFLITDTFNSWHARIAKKHNMVNVSFWTEPALVFALEYHLDHLRKNGHYPPPKEKSEDTTITYVPGVDPISTKDLMSFLQETDITVVHKIVFRAFEQIENADFILLNTVQELEPKTVPALNQILPTYAIGPAINFSTRNIKISTTLTQQTECTEWLQSKPPASVLYISFGSLVQTTKQVIEEIADGLLLADVNFIWVVRKNVVINSDATDVFPSGFEQKVKEKGLIVTWCDQDSVLSNPGIGGFLTHCGWNSVLESMWHGVPMLCYPLLYDQPTNRKLVVDDWKIGINLWDGESVTKDEVAEKIKRLMCGEFREESKKVRTVLRNSLDDGGSSEKNLERFREDLRDKIHAYY from the exons ATGGCtgaaacacttgaattaatcaGGCCTCATGCAATCTTGATTCCAATTCCTTACCAGGGCCATATCAATCCACTCGTTGATCTAGCTGTTAATCTTGCTTCAAGGGGCTTCACAATCACATTTGTTAACACACAATACGTTCACCACTTGTTATCAAAATCCCATAATAATACAGGCACAGACAACAGCGATCTCTTCTCCGAGGCTCGTAAATCGGGCCTAGACATTCGATACACGACGATCAGCGATGGTTTTCCTCTGGACTTTGATAGAGACACAAACGTTTCCGAGTTTTGGGAATACATGCTCGAAGATTTCGTAGTTCTAGTCGATGAGTTGGTGGGAAATATAGTAAAATCGTCTGCATACAGACCATTCTTGATTACGGACACTTTTAATTCATGGCATGCCCGGATTGCGAAGAAGCATAACATGGTTAACGTTTCTTTCTGGACAGAGCCGGCTTTAGTGTTTGCTCTGGAATATCACTTGGATCATCTAAGAAAAAATGGACACTATCCGCCGCCAAAAG AGAAGAGTGAAGACACCACCATAACCTACGTCCCGGGAGTGGACCCGATCAGCACAAAGGACTTGATGTCATTTCTCCAAGAAACGGACATAACAGTGGTGCACAAGATCGTGTTCCGAGCATTTGAGCAGATTGAAAATGCAGATTTCATCCTGTTAAACACAGTTCAAGAACTAGAACCCAAAACGGTGCCAGCCCTCAACCAAATCCTGCCCACTTATGCAATCGGCCCCGCGATAAATTTCTCCACGAGAAACATCAAGATTTCCACAACCCTAACACAACAAACAGAATGCACTGAATGGCTCCAATCCAAGCCTCCCGCCTCCGTTCTGTACATCTCATTCGGCAGCTTAGTTCAAACAACTAAACAAGTAATCGAAGAAATAGCAGACGGGCTTCTGCTTGCAGACGTAAACTTCATTTGGGTTGTTCGAAAAAATGTCGTCATAAATTCTGATGCTACGGACGTGTTTCCTAGTGGGTTCGAGCAAAAAGTTAAGGAGAAGGGATTGATCGTGACATGGTGTGATCAAGATTCCGTGCTATCCAACCCCGGGATTGGAGGGTTTTTGACTCATTGCGGGTGGAATTCTGTGCTGGAAAGTATGTGGCATGGTGTCCCGATGTTATGTTACCCGTTGCTCTACGATCAGCCGACGAATCGGAAACTGGTggttgatgattggaagattggGATTAATCTTTGGGATGGTGAATCTGTCACAAAAGATGAAGTTGCGGAGAAGATAAAGAGGTTGATGTGTGGGGAATTCAGGGAGGAAAGCAAGAAAGTGAGGACTGTACTGCGGAATTCTTTGGATGATGGCGGGTCTTCGGAGAAGAACCTTGAGCGGTTCAGGGAGGATTTGAGggataaaattcatgcatattaCTAG